One Benincasa hispida cultivar B227 chromosome 5, ASM972705v1, whole genome shotgun sequence genomic window carries:
- the LOC120077319 gene encoding uncharacterized protein LOC120077319 has product MQGLSLEAKHLRDFRKYDPRSFDGSLGDPTKAEMWLPSIEMIFRFMRCPKEHKLQCAIFMLTGNAKIWWHSAKKMIDTSGKLATREQFKENFYEKYFSANTRYNKQARLLSLKQGVMPMEKYEQEFYKFSHFSPELVATEAAGTKRFIQGQRSRLRGNTCLGPQNICCGTAGRRED; this is encoded by the coding sequence ATGCAAGGCCTGTCTCTTGAGGCTAAACATCTGAGAGATTTCAGGAAGTATGACCCTCGCTCCTTTGATGGATCATTGGGGGACCCCACCAAAGCAGAGATGTGGTTGCCATCTATTGAGATGATATTTCGTTTTATGAGGTGTCCAAAAGAGCACAAACTTCAATGCGCAATTTTCATGTTGACTGGTAACGCAAAAATCTGGTGGCATTCAGCAAAAAAGATGATTGATACCAGTGGGAAGCTTGCAACCAGGGAGCAGTTCAAGGAGAACTTTTATGAAAAGTATTTTTCGGCCAACACCCGGTACAACAAGCAGGCAAGATTATTAAGCTTGAAACAGGGAGTTATGCCAATGGAGAAATATGAACAAGAATTTTATAAGTTCTCCCACTTTTCTCCTGAACTAGTAGCCACCGAGGCAGCGGGGACCAAGAGATTCATCCAGGGTCAAAGGAGCAGACTGCGAGGCAATACATGCCTTGGACCTCAAAACATATGTTGCGGTACTGCGGGCCGCCGTGAGGATTGA